Genomic window (Sphingomonas sp. HF-S4):
ATGCCGACGGCAAGGACGAGCGCGCCGCGTCGATCGCCCTGACCTGGGAGGGGCTCCGGAAGATGGGGCTCGACAAGAGTACGCTCGCGTCGTTCGATCGGCCGTTCCAGGAAGGCATGTTCCAGGAGGACCGGCTGCGCCGGCTGGGCGACCGCCGCGAGGGCAAGTGGCTGTCGCCGGTCATCCCGGGCGGGCCGAAATGGAGCGGCAACACGCCCGTCGACAACAAGGGCTGCGGCATGGCCGACGCGCACGCCTTCGACGATCTGGACCAAGTGAGAGAGACGATGGTCGAGACGCCGATCACCGTCCACGCGCTGCTGATGCTCTACGAGAAGGACGAGGAGACCGCCGAGGCCTGGTGCGCGACGGTGAGCGATGCGCTCAAGCCGCACGACGTCCAAGTCGTCTACGGCCTGCCGCTCGACCTGCGGCCCGACCCGCGCGGCATCGCGCGCGAGCATTTCGGCTTCGCCGACGGCGTGTCGCAGCCCGCGCCGTACGAGCCGGGCACGGTGATCATCAAGAGCGGCGAGGATTATCCGCACGATTACTGGAACGGCGTGCCGCTCGGCGAAGTGCTGATGGGGCACGTCAACGGCCATCACGAAGTCGCGCTGGGGCCGGTGGTCGCCGACAGCGAAGCAGGGCGCAAGGCGGGGTTGCCGGCGCATCCGCGCGGCGAGGGGTTCCTCGATCTCGGGCTCGACGGCAGCTATATGGTGGTGCGCGAATTGAAGCAGGACGTCGCGGCGTTCTGGAATTCGATGGACGCCGCCGCGGCGCGGATCAACCAGCGCGATCCCGAGCATTCGGGGCATATCACGGCCGAATGGATCGCCAATCGCGTGATCGGCCGCGACCTCGACGGCAATCTGCTGTGCCCGAACAGCAAGACCGGCGTGCTGCCGGTCGATAAGTACGACCAGCCCGACAACGATTTCCTGTTCTACGATCGCGACCGGCTCGGCCACGGCTGCCCGCTCGGCAGCCATGTCCGTCGCGGCAATCCGCGCGACGGGCTCGCGCCCAAGCCGAGCGACAAGCAGACGCTGCTCGACGCGGCGAACAATCACCGCATCCTGCGGCGCGGACGGAAATACGGGCCCGATATCCTGGAAAAGCGCGTCGACGACGGCAAGGATCGCGGGCTGCTGTTCATCTGCCTCAACACCGACATCACCCGCCAGTTCGAGTTCGTCCAGCAGACCTGGATGCTCAACCCGAACTTCGCCTTCCTCTATGACGAAGTCGATCCGCTGCTCGGGCCCAAGGGGATGCTGACCATCCCCGAAAAGCCTCTGCGGCGGATCATCGAAGTCGACACCTTCGTCCAGATGGCGGGCGGCGAATATTTCTTCCTGCCGAGCATGCCGGCAATCCGCTATCTGGCGTCGCTATGAGCGCGCTTACTTCGCGCGACGTGCTGCGGCCGGGGCCCAAGGGGTTCAAGGCGGTAGTGCAGCGGCTGGTGTTCGCGCTGATGCCGAGCTTCTTCACCTTCCTGCGGCGCTGGAAGCCGGTGATGAAGCTGGGCAACAACTATCTCACTTCGCGCTACGACGATGTACGCGAAGTGTTCGCCACCGATCCCGCGTTCGGCGTGGTCTACAAGCCGCATCTCGACGTCATCATGGGCGGCCAGCCCTTCTTCCTCGGCATGGGCGACACGCCGCAATATCGCCACGACACCGATGCGATGCGCAAGGTGGTGCGGCCCGACGACCTGCCGGTGCTCGCCGCGCGGACGCAAGCGCAGGCGGCCGAGATCGTCGCGGGCGCCAACGGCAAGATCGACGTGGTCGACACGCTGGTGCGGCGGGTGACCTTCACGATGCTGGGCGAGTATCTCGGCGTGCCCGAGCCGAAGGACGGCGACCTGCGGGTCTGGGCGACGCGGCTGTTCGAGTTTCAGTTCGCCGACCAGGGCAACGATCCGGCGCTGCGCGCCGAAGTCGACGAGATCGCCCCGGCATTGCGCGCGCATATCCAGAGCGAGATCGAGCGGCGGCGCGCCGATCCGGGCCCGGACGACGTGCTGTCGCGCTGCCTCGCGCTGCAGAAAGCGGGCGATCCGGCGTATAGCGACGATTTCATCCGCACCTCACTGATGGGGTTCATCGTCGGCGGGCCCCCGCAGCCACCGATGGTGGTGCCGCAGGCGATGGAGCAGTTGCTTCGCCGGCCCCCGGCGCTGGCCGCGGCGCAGGCTGCGGCGCGGGCGGACGACGACGATCGGCTGCGCGCCTATGTGATGGAGGCGATGCGCTTCGACCCGCTCGCGCCCGGGCTGCCGCGAGTGGCATTGACCGACTGGACGCTCGGCACGGGGACGTCGCACGCATCGACGATCCCGGCGGGTGCGCAAGTGCTCGCGGCGTTCGCCTCGGCGATGATGGATCCGCGCCGCGTCGCCAATCCGCGGGTGTTCGATCCGAACCGCCCGGCGAGCGACTATATGCATTTCGGCTTCGGGCTGCACGAATGCTTCGGGCGGCACATCAACCATGCGACGCTGCACCTGATGCTCAAGCCGCTGCTTGCGCAGCCCAACCTTCGGCGCGCGCCGGGGAAGGCAGGGAAGCTCGTCAAGAACGGCCCGTTCGCCGAGCGGCTGGTGGTCGCGTACGGCTAGCATCCGGCGCTCAGGCGGAGGCCTGGGCGAGGGTTTCGAACGATCGGCGTGTCGCCAGCGCTCCGGCCTTCACCGAAGCACGGCTACGCGTTTCACGATGGTGTTCCGTCGGCGCGCAATGCTGCCAGCCATGTTCAAATGTATGAGTTGACAGCCCAGCCCTCCAGGCATAGCCCTATGTGACCGCTAACATCGGCCGACCGGTGACGCGGCGATGGCCCGCAAGAGGCCGATGGAGGGGATATGGACACTCGAACTGCACGTGGATTCTCCGCGCGGCGCGCCGGTGCGCTCGTCGCGATCCTGCTCGCCGGTACCGCCTGGCCCGTGCTAGCGCAGACCGCGCCCGAGCCGCAGGATCCGCCCGCGACGGTCGAAGGGCCGACCAGCCCCGAAGACGAGATCGTCGTCAGCGGCTATCGCGCCAGCCTGGAAAGCTCGACCCGCGCGAAGAAGGAATCGACCGGCTTCGTCGACACGATCTTCGCCGAAGACATCGGCAAGTTCCCCGACACCAACATCGCCGAGAGCTTCAACCGCATCCCCGGCGTGACGATCAGCCGCGAGGTTACCGGCGAGGGGCTCAGCGTCGCGATCCGCGGGCTGGGCACCAACTTCACCAAGGTGCTGCTCAACGGCGCGCCGGTCGCGGTCGCCTCGACCGGGCGGACCGATTCGCAGAACACCAACCGCGAAGTCGATCTCGACCTGTTCCCGACCGAACTGTTCACGTCGCTCACCGTCACCAAGAGCGGGATGGCGAGCATGATCGAGGGCGGCGCGGCGGGGACGGTCAACATGCGCAGCGCGCGGCCGTTCGACCGCGAAGGCACGCACGTGACCTATGGCGGCCAGCTCACCAAGAACACCCAGTCGGACAAATGGGGCTATCGCGGCTCGCTGCTCGCGAGCACGACGATGGGCGAATTCGGGCTGCTGGTCGGCGTGGCGGGGGTGCACAACCA
Coding sequences:
- a CDS encoding Dyp-type peroxidase, encoding MSGAPKGPPSWKLAPPHDTLTQGMVVSGFASLPTGRALFLQFCWDGVRQKGGGDWLAAVQAVAPITDADGKDERAASIALTWEGLRKMGLDKSTLASFDRPFQEGMFQEDRLRRLGDRREGKWLSPVIPGGPKWSGNTPVDNKGCGMADAHAFDDLDQVRETMVETPITVHALLMLYEKDEETAEAWCATVSDALKPHDVQVVYGLPLDLRPDPRGIAREHFGFADGVSQPAPYEPGTVIIKSGEDYPHDYWNGVPLGEVLMGHVNGHHEVALGPVVADSEAGRKAGLPAHPRGEGFLDLGLDGSYMVVRELKQDVAAFWNSMDAAAARINQRDPEHSGHITAEWIANRVIGRDLDGNLLCPNSKTGVLPVDKYDQPDNDFLFYDRDRLGHGCPLGSHVRRGNPRDGLAPKPSDKQTLLDAANNHRILRRGRKYGPDILEKRVDDGKDRGLLFICLNTDITRQFEFVQQTWMLNPNFAFLYDEVDPLLGPKGMLTIPEKPLRRIIEVDTFVQMAGGEYFFLPSMPAIRYLASL
- a CDS encoding cytochrome P450, whose translation is MSALTSRDVLRPGPKGFKAVVQRLVFALMPSFFTFLRRWKPVMKLGNNYLTSRYDDVREVFATDPAFGVVYKPHLDVIMGGQPFFLGMGDTPQYRHDTDAMRKVVRPDDLPVLAARTQAQAAEIVAGANGKIDVVDTLVRRVTFTMLGEYLGVPEPKDGDLRVWATRLFEFQFADQGNDPALRAEVDEIAPALRAHIQSEIERRRADPGPDDVLSRCLALQKAGDPAYSDDFIRTSLMGFIVGGPPQPPMVVPQAMEQLLRRPPALAAAQAAARADDDDRLRAYVMEAMRFDPLAPGLPRVALTDWTLGTGTSHASTIPAGAQVLAAFASAMMDPRRVANPRVFDPNRPASDYMHFGFGLHECFGRHINHATLHLMLKPLLAQPNLRRAPGKAGKLVKNGPFAERLVVAYG